Proteins co-encoded in one Salvia splendens isolate huo1 chromosome 4, SspV2, whole genome shotgun sequence genomic window:
- the LOC121799651 gene encoding epoxide hydrolase A-like, translating into MEKIEHKLIPVNGLQMHVAELGEGPLVLFIHGFPELWYSWRHQMTFVAARGYHAVAPDMRGYGETTGAPLEDPSKFTIMHLVGDLIALLDAVAPNEEKVFVVGHDWGANVAWHLAMYRPDRVRALVNLSVPFTPRNPAMNPVESFQKLYGDDHYICRFQEPGDIEAEFKKVGTKEVLKNMLSFREPAPMLFPKGKGFTYSTDRAPWLTEHDLEYYVSRFENSGFTGGVNYYRALSLNWELNAPWSGAGITVPTKFITGEFDLVYHIPGTKDFIHGGGFKKFVPLLEDVVVLEGAAHFVNEERQDEINDLIYAFIKQF; encoded by the exons ATGGAGAAAATAGAGCACAAATTGATTCCCGTCAACGGCCTGCAGATGCACGTGGCGGAGCTCGGCGAGGGGCCGCTAGTCCTCTTCATCCACGGCTTCCCGGAGCTCTGGTACTCCTGGCGCCACCAGATGACGTTCGTGGCGGCGCGCGGCTACCACGCGGTGGCACCGGATATGAGAGGATACGGAGAAACCACTGGTGCGCCGCTGGAGGACCCGTCGAAATTCACCATAATGCACCTGGTGGGCGACCTGATCGCGCTGCTGGACGCGGTGGCGCCGAATGAAGAGAAGGTGTTTGTTGTTGGGCATGACTGGGGCGCCAACGTGGCTTGGCATCTCGCTATGTACAGGCCTGACAGAGTCAGGGCTTTGGTCAATCTCAGCGTGCCTTTTACTCCCAGGAATCCTGCGATGAATCCGGTTGAGTCGTTTCAGAAATTGTATGGCGATGATCACTATATCTGCAGGTTTCAG GAACCCGGTGATATAGAAGCTGAGTTTAAGAAGGTTGGCACCAAGGAGGTTCTCAAGAACATGCTCTCATTCCGCGAGCCTGCTCCCATGCTCTTCCCTAAGGGCAAAGGATTTACCTACTCCACTGATAGAGCACCTTGGTTGACGGAGCATGATCttgaatattatgttagcagaTTTGAGAACAGTGGCTTCACTGGAGGAGTGAATTACTATCGTGCGCTTAGTCT AAACTGGGAACTGAACGCCCCCTGGTCGGGAGCTGGAATAACAGTGCCAACGAAGTTCATCACCGGGGAATTTGACCTTGTTTATCATATCCCTGGGACCAAAGATTTCATACACGGAGGTGGATTCAAGAAATTCGTGCCATTGTTGGAGGACGTGGTCGTGCTTGAAGGTGCTGCTCACTTTGTCAATGAAGAAAGGCAAGACGAGATCAATGACCTTATATATGCTTTTATAAAGCAGTTCTAA
- the LOC121801049 gene encoding epoxide hydrolase A-like yields MGYLSDVVVQWDVIDDMAEGVIVPAPFFFPKGKGFIYSIDRAPWLREDDIDYYVSKFEKTGFTEGVNYYRVFVLNCELNQRPLVGSWSNSAIEVYIHGGGFKKFVPLLEDVAVLEGAAHFINRERPDEINHHIYAFIKQFETLPPK; encoded by the exons ATGGGATATCTTAGTGATGTGgtagtgcagtgggatgtcatTGATGACATGGCAGAAGGGGTTATTGTGCCTGCTCCCTTTTTCTTCCCTAAGGGCAAAGGATTTATCTACTCCATTGATAGAGCGCCTTGGTTGAGAGAGGATGATATTGACTATTATGTTAGCAAATTTGAGAAGACTGGTTTCACCGAAGGAGTGAACTACTATCGTGTGTTTGTCTT AAACTGTGAACTGAACCAACGCCCCCTGGTCGGGAGTTGGAGTAACAGTGCCATCGAAGTTTACATACACGGAGGCGGATTCAAGAAATTCGTGCCATTGTTGGAGGACGTGGCCGTGCTTGAAGGTGCTGCTCACTTTATCAATCGCGAAAGGCCAGATGAGATCAACCATCATATATATGCTTTTATAAAGCAGTTCGAAACGCTCCCACCAAAATAG
- the LOC121801050 gene encoding uncharacterized protein LOC121801050, translated as MWELFALTILPLNQDHQTKTTCPPLVTGHQVTTGLDRAHAKTLENLQAQTTVEVILALLDRMLLDHQALKLKCILIQQKVFKAVDGSLPDDTPQEKLDEMNELARAAIVLNLSDFVIRKIDHIESASEMWKHLDTLFTETSMSSRMHLLENLFKFKLDLSKDIDDNVHRFQKLVQNIKRSGDKTIDEYTSIALINVMPDSYSDVKAVIKYGRDFAPLDLIISSLKSKELELREMADDKNAFNKALIPLLGIGGAYSNSTLV; from the exons atgtgggaATTGTTTGCCCTCACAATCCTCCCCTTAAACCAAGATcaccagaccaagaccacatgtcCACCCCTTGTTACAGGTCACCAGGTCACCACAGGTCTTGATCGAGCTCACGCAAAGACATTAGAGAACTTGCAAGCACAAACCACCGTTGAAGTAATCCTAGCACTCCTTGACCGAATGCTACTGGATCACCAAGCATTG AAATTGAAATGCATTCTTATTCAGCAAAAAGTGTTTAAGGCTGTTGATGGTTCTTTGCCTGATGACACTCCTCAAGAAAAACTGGATGAGATGAATGAGTTGGCTAGAGCTGCTATTGTACTCAATCTGTCTGATTTTGTAATTAGGAAAATTGATCATATTGAGTCCGCTTCTGAAATGTGGAAACACCTTGATACTTTGTTTACTGAAACTTCTATGTCTTCAAGGATGCACTTGCTCGAAAATTTGTTCAAATTTAAGCTTGACTTGTCCAAGGATATTGATGAtaatgtgcatagatttcagaAGCTTGTGCAGAATATTAAAAGATCTGGTGATAAAACTATTGATGAATACACTAGTATTGCTCTAATAAATGTCATGCCTGATTCTTACAGTGATGTGAAAGCTGTCATTAAGTATGGCAGAGACTTTGCCCCTCTGGACTTGATTATTAGCTCCCTAAAATCTAAAGAACTTGAATTAAGGGAAATGGCTGATGATAAAAATGCTTTTAAcaaggctctgataccactgttgggaATCGGCGGTGCATACTCGAATTCCACATTGGTATGA